From one Comamonas piscis genomic stretch:
- a CDS encoding pseudouridine synthase, which produces MITIASDMTIHTDPSTWMRNGLSPSCVVLPSRGQGALLDYLAQRLPIVSHAQWQARMQAGDVVNGARQALGPAQPFVPGLRVYYWRSVDVEPQIPFEADILYEDERLLLVDKPHFLPVLPTGPYVQNSLLVRLKNATGNAQLSPLHRIDRDTAGLLLLSKDAATRGAYQALFRNRAMDKSYEAVAPWRADLLFPLERRSRMEESQRFFLMQELPGEPNSHSRIDVLEVQGAWARYALKPISGKRHQLRVHMAALGLPIRNDAFYPEVNDPPEGDFSKPLQLLARELRFVDPVSGQQHAFRSRRLLLPLVA; this is translated from the coding sequence ATGATTACAATCGCCAGCGACATGACGATACACACGGACCCTTCGACCTGGATGCGCAATGGCCTGAGCCCCAGCTGCGTGGTGCTGCCCTCGCGGGGCCAAGGTGCGCTGCTGGACTACCTGGCTCAGCGCCTGCCGATAGTCAGCCATGCGCAGTGGCAGGCACGCATGCAAGCGGGGGATGTGGTCAATGGCGCGCGCCAGGCTTTGGGCCCCGCGCAGCCCTTTGTGCCGGGCCTGCGGGTGTACTACTGGCGCAGTGTGGATGTGGAGCCGCAGATCCCTTTTGAGGCCGACATCCTGTACGAGGACGAGCGCCTGTTGCTGGTCGATAAACCGCATTTTCTGCCGGTGCTGCCCACGGGCCCCTATGTGCAGAACTCGCTGCTGGTGCGACTGAAGAACGCCACCGGCAATGCCCAGCTTTCACCGCTGCACCGCATTGACCGCGATACCGCCGGCCTGCTGCTGCTGTCCAAGGATGCGGCCACGCGTGGCGCGTACCAGGCGCTGTTCCGCAACCGCGCAATGGACAAAAGCTACGAAGCGGTGGCGCCCTGGCGGGCTGATCTGCTGTTTCCGTTGGAGCGGCGCAGCCGCATGGAAGAGAGCCAGCGCTTTTTTCTGATGCAGGAACTGCCCGGCGAGCCCAACAGCCACAGCCGCATCGATGTGCTGGAAGTGCAGGGCGCCTGGGCGCGTTATGCCCTGAAGCCCATCAGCGGCAAGCGCCACCAGCTGCGGGTTCACATGGCGGCCTTGGGGCTGCCCATCCGCAACGATGCCTTTTACCCCGAGGTGAATGATCCGCCGGAGGGTGATTTCTCCAAGCCCTTGCAACTGCTGGCGCGTGAGCTGCGCTTTGTGGACCCGGTCAGCGGCCAGCAGCATGCCTTTCGCAGCCGGCGGCTGTTGTTGCCCTTGGTGGCATAG
- a CDS encoding purine-cytosine permease family protein — translation MTANTASASNFALRPVSAQERVFNGWHLASLWFSLGVGLLVMQVGAYLMPGLSTPEALLAIVGGSVIGAGLLAWVGKLGCDTGLSSAGLIHHVYGRQFAKLPVLLNIVQLLGWGAFELVVMRESTVAIGRQAGGMQAAYWPWLATLLWGGLLVALMTGSMVRLVRQLISRIALPLVVLSLLWLSWQFVGMAVQQGLPALWNRPGAGGMGVMPALDLVVAMPISWLPLVADYARYGRNGRSAMAGTWIGFGIANIWCYALGVLVALVLPSTDLVAALLLAQGGLIALSLVLLDEVDNAYGDAYSGAVSAHSLLPAWGVRGWGIAMAVASTGLAMVLPMHSLEPFLLILSSIFVPLFGVILGRLSWGGYRPAPSQAAVHLLPLALWLGGIALYHGLAAWAPQAGSALPTLALTFVLAFASRPKA, via the coding sequence ATGACTGCCAACACTGCTTCTGCTTCCAACTTCGCCCTCCGCCCTGTCAGCGCGCAGGAGCGTGTTTTTAACGGCTGGCACTTGGCTTCGCTGTGGTTCAGCCTGGGGGTGGGTCTGCTGGTGATGCAGGTGGGCGCCTATCTGATGCCGGGGCTGTCCACGCCCGAGGCACTGCTGGCGATTGTGGGCGGCTCGGTCATCGGCGCCGGGCTGCTGGCCTGGGTCGGCAAGCTGGGCTGCGATACCGGGCTGTCGAGCGCCGGGCTGATCCACCATGTCTATGGCCGCCAGTTTGCCAAGCTGCCGGTGCTGCTCAATATTGTGCAGCTGCTGGGCTGGGGCGCGTTTGAGCTGGTGGTGATGCGCGAATCCACCGTCGCCATTGGCCGCCAGGCTGGCGGCATGCAAGCGGCCTACTGGCCCTGGCTGGCCACCTTGCTCTGGGGCGGGCTGCTGGTGGCGCTGATGACCGGCTCCATGGTGCGCCTGGTGCGGCAGCTCATCTCACGCATTGCGCTGCCGCTGGTGGTGCTGTCGCTGCTGTGGCTGAGCTGGCAGTTTGTCGGCATGGCAGTGCAGCAAGGGCTGCCCGCGCTGTGGAACCGGCCAGGCGCTGGCGGCATGGGCGTCATGCCCGCGCTCGATTTGGTCGTCGCCATGCCCATCTCCTGGCTGCCGCTGGTCGCCGACTATGCCCGTTACGGGCGCAATGGCCGCAGCGCCATGGCCGGCACCTGGATCGGTTTTGGCATTGCCAATATCTGGTGCTATGCACTGGGTGTGCTGGTGGCCCTGGTGCTGCCCAGCACCGACCTGGTTGCCGCCTTGCTGCTGGCCCAGGGCGGTTTGATTGCGCTGTCACTGGTGCTGCTCGACGAGGTGGACAACGCCTATGGCGATGCCTACTCAGGCGCCGTATCGGCCCACAGCCTGCTGCCCGCCTGGGGTGTGCGTGGCTGGGGCATTGCCATGGCGGTGGCCAGCACCGGCCTAGCCATGGTGTTGCCCATGCACAGCCTGGAGCCGTTCTTGCTGATCCTCAGCTCCATCTTTGTGCCGCTGTTTGGCGTCATTTTGGGGCGCCTGTCCTGGGGCGGTTACCGGCCCGCCCCTAGCCAGGCCGCCGTGCACTTGCTGCCGCTGGCCCTGTGGCTGGGTGGTATTGCGCTGTACCACGGCCTCGCAGCTTGGGCACCGCAAGCAGGGTCGGCGTTGCCAACCTTGGCACTGACCTTTGTGCTGGCGTTTGCCAGCCGCCCCAAGGCCTGA
- a CDS encoding 3-deoxy-D-manno-octulosonic acid transferase, whose product MAWSLRLYGWVARLARPLVRRKLARRAVQEPGYAQAVEQRFGQYADLPPYRAVADMPLVWIHAVSLGETRAAAILLRELRLQIPALRLLLTNGTATGRAEGQKLLLPGDIQVWQPWDDPASVKAFLRHFRPSVGILMETELWPGLAAGCARERVPLVLANARLNEKSLRGAQRLAWLARPAYRSLRSVIAQTQDDAMRLRAAGAEVTAVLGNLKFDVEPDAAQLAQGQAWHQAAGKPVVMLASSREGEEALWLQALAQLRSSDPAAAAPVQWLLVPRHPQRFDEIVQLLQGAGLQVSRRSQWQDGPQPADVWLGDSMGEMQLYYGLADVALLGGSFAPLGGQNLIEAAACGCPVVMGPHTFNFAQAADSSVHAGGALRVQSLDEGLQQAVAIATDASSHSRMRRAALQFAQTHRGAAQASAQLIATVLESTEGFVNSSFEASLFDEDVV is encoded by the coding sequence ATGGCTTGGAGCCTGAGGCTGTACGGCTGGGTGGCGCGGCTCGCGCGCCCATTGGTGCGGCGCAAGCTGGCCCGCCGCGCCGTGCAGGAGCCCGGCTATGCGCAGGCGGTGGAGCAGCGCTTTGGCCAGTATGCAGATCTGCCGCCGTACCGGGCGGTGGCCGATATGCCGCTGGTCTGGATCCATGCGGTATCGCTGGGAGAAACGCGTGCCGCCGCGATCTTGCTGCGCGAGCTACGGCTGCAGATACCCGCCTTACGCCTGCTGCTGACCAATGGCACCGCCACTGGCCGGGCGGAGGGCCAGAAGCTATTGCTGCCCGGTGATATTCAGGTGTGGCAGCCTTGGGATGACCCGGCCAGCGTCAAGGCGTTTTTGCGCCATTTCCGGCCCTCCGTCGGCATCTTGATGGAGACGGAGCTGTGGCCTGGGCTGGCCGCTGGCTGCGCGCGTGAGCGGGTGCCGCTGGTGCTGGCCAATGCCCGGCTCAACGAAAAATCCTTGCGCGGCGCCCAGCGCCTGGCCTGGTTGGCACGCCCGGCTTACCGCAGCCTGCGCTCGGTGATTGCGCAGACCCAGGACGATGCCATGCGGCTGCGCGCCGCAGGTGCCGAGGTGACCGCCGTGCTGGGCAATCTTAAATTTGATGTGGAGCCTGATGCGGCCCAGCTGGCCCAAGGCCAGGCTTGGCACCAGGCAGCCGGCAAGCCTGTTGTCATGCTGGCCAGCAGCCGCGAAGGCGAAGAGGCCCTGTGGCTGCAGGCGTTGGCGCAGCTGCGCAGCAGCGACCCAGCTGCAGCGGCGCCTGTGCAATGGCTGCTGGTGCCGCGCCACCCGCAGCGTTTTGACGAGATTGTGCAGCTGCTGCAGGGCGCCGGTTTGCAGGTTTCACGCCGCAGCCAGTGGCAAGACGGGCCGCAGCCCGCTGATGTGTGGTTGGGCGACAGCATGGGCGAGATGCAGCTGTACTACGGCCTGGCCGATGTGGCCTTGCTGGGCGGCAGCTTTGCACCGCTCGGTGGGCAGAATTTGATCGAGGCCGCCGCTTGCGGCTGCCCGGTGGTCATGGGCCCGCACACTTTCAACTTTGCGCAGGCGGCCGATAGCAGCGTACATGCCGGCGGCGCGCTGCGCGTTCAAAGCCTGGATGAGGGCCTGCAACAAGCCGTAGCCATTGCCACCGATGCCAGCAGCCACAGCCGGATGCGCCGCGCGGCGCTGCAATTTGCCCAAACCCACCGGGGTGCCGCCCAAGCCAGCGCGCAGTTGATTGCCACGGTGTTGGAATCCACCGAAGGCTTTGTCAATTCAAGCTTCGAAGCCTCCCTGTTCGATGAGGACGTGGTCTAA
- a CDS encoding phosphomannomutase/phosphoglucomutase — MPISSAIFKAYDIRGVVPSTLNESVALKLGRAFGQQAIAAGELVVAVGRDGRLSGDALSRALMQGLVEAGIEVIDVGRVTTPMLYFAASTLCHSGIQVTGSHNPKDYNGFKMVLAGRAIYGDEIQKLRQIMEKECWRFQGGGKLRQEDVTAAYVERIVSDIKLARPMKIVVDSGNGIAGATAPGIFRALGCEVTELFSEVDGNFPNHHPDPSKPENLRDLIEALKTGDAELGLAFDGDGDRLGIVTKDGQNIYPDRQMMLFAQDVLSRVPGGEIVYDVKCTQRLAPAIEAAGGKPVMYKTGHSLIKARMRETNAPLGGEMSGHIFFKERWYGFDDGTYAGCRLLEILSKAQNPCALLHALPSSYSTPELNVECQEGEPHKLSAQLQEMAPSVFSAPAQINTIDGLRVDWPDGFGLIRASNTTPVLVLRFEGHTQAALHRIQSEMKALLLKVKPDAVIGSAAH; from the coding sequence GTGCCGATTTCTTCTGCAATCTTCAAAGCCTATGACATCCGCGGCGTTGTGCCGAGCACCCTCAATGAAAGCGTGGCGCTGAAGCTGGGCCGGGCCTTTGGCCAGCAGGCGATTGCCGCTGGCGAACTGGTGGTAGCGGTCGGCCGCGATGGCCGCCTGTCTGGCGATGCGCTGAGCCGCGCGCTGATGCAAGGCCTGGTGGAGGCTGGTATCGAGGTGATCGATGTGGGCCGTGTGACCACGCCGATGCTGTATTTTGCGGCCAGCACCCTGTGCCACAGCGGCATCCAGGTGACGGGCAGCCACAACCCCAAGGACTACAACGGCTTCAAGATGGTGCTGGCCGGCCGCGCCATTTACGGCGACGAGATCCAGAAACTGCGCCAGATCATGGAGAAAGAATGCTGGCGCTTCCAGGGCGGCGGCAAGCTGCGCCAGGAGGATGTGACGGCCGCCTATGTCGAGCGCATCGTCTCGGACATCAAGCTGGCCCGCCCGATGAAAATCGTCGTGGACAGTGGCAATGGCATTGCCGGCGCCACGGCACCGGGCATTTTCCGCGCGCTGGGCTGCGAGGTGACCGAGCTGTTTTCCGAGGTGGATGGCAACTTTCCCAACCACCACCCCGACCCCAGCAAGCCCGAGAACCTGCGTGATCTGATTGAAGCGCTGAAGACCGGCGATGCCGAGCTGGGCCTGGCCTTTGACGGCGATGGCGACCGCCTGGGCATTGTCACCAAGGACGGCCAGAACATCTACCCCGACCGCCAGATGATGCTGTTTGCGCAAGATGTGCTGTCGCGCGTACCGGGTGGCGAGATCGTCTATGACGTCAAATGTACGCAGCGCCTGGCACCAGCCATCGAGGCCGCAGGCGGCAAGCCGGTGATGTACAAGACCGGGCATTCGCTGATCAAGGCCCGCATGCGCGAGACCAATGCACCGCTGGGTGGCGAGATGAGCGGCCATATCTTCTTCAAGGAGCGCTGGTACGGCTTTGATGACGGCACCTACGCAGGCTGCCGTTTGCTGGAGATTTTGAGCAAGGCCCAGAACCCTTGTGCCTTGCTGCATGCGCTGCCCAGCAGCTACAGCACGCCGGAGCTGAATGTGGAATGCCAAGAGGGCGAGCCCCACAAGCTGAGCGCCCAGCTGCAGGAGATGGCCCCCAGCGTGTTCAGCGCCCCGGCGCAGATCAACACCATTGACGGCCTGCGTGTGGACTGGCCCGATGGTTTTGGCCTGATCCGTGCCAGCAACACCACGCCCGTGCTGGTGCTGCGTTTTGAAGGCCACACCCAGGCAGCTTTGCACCGCATCCAAAGCGAGATGAAGGCGCTGCTCTTGAAGGTCAAGCCGGATGCCGTGATCGGCAGCGCAGCGCATTAA
- a CDS encoding DMT family transporter, translating to MRPTPSTAAASVSSPSLASAAPSASRWLPPFVLLAVLWGASFLFMRLGASQFGAVPTAGLRVILAALFLLPLMLMRGEWPALKKHWKPVLFSGIINSAIPFSLFAFAVVHMPTGMASVLNACAPLFGALVAWLWLGDRITGLRITGLLIGFTGVALLALHDKPASVGATGWSAYIAIAACLCASLSYGVAASFAKRYLVGVPPLATATGSMIGASLCLLIPTIALWPSQMPSWGSWLAVAALALLCTSVAYILYFQIIQTAGPSRAIAVTFLAPVFALVYGNWFLAEPITAWMLGCGAIIIGGTMLSTGLIGRKRA from the coding sequence ATGCGCCCCACCCCCTCCACCGCTGCTGCCTCTGTCTCTAGCCCCTCTCTTGCCTCAGCGGCGCCCAGCGCCAGCCGTTGGCTGCCGCCCTTTGTGCTGCTGGCGGTACTCTGGGGGGCGTCCTTCCTGTTCATGCGGCTGGGCGCTTCGCAATTTGGTGCAGTGCCCACCGCTGGCTTGCGCGTCATCCTGGCGGCGCTCTTCTTGCTGCCGCTGATGCTGATGCGCGGCGAATGGCCAGCCCTCAAAAAGCATTGGAAGCCGGTGCTGTTCTCCGGCATCATCAATTCGGCCATCCCCTTTTCCCTGTTCGCCTTTGCCGTCGTACACATGCCCACCGGCATGGCGTCGGTGCTCAATGCCTGTGCCCCGCTGTTTGGTGCGCTGGTGGCATGGCTCTGGCTGGGGGACCGCATCACCGGCTTGCGCATCACCGGCCTGCTGATTGGTTTCACCGGCGTGGCCCTGCTCGCCTTGCACGACAAACCGGCAAGCGTGGGCGCCACCGGCTGGAGCGCCTATATCGCCATCGCTGCTTGCCTCTGTGCATCGCTGAGCTACGGCGTGGCCGCCAGTTTTGCCAAACGCTACCTGGTAGGTGTTCCGCCCCTGGCCACCGCTACGGGCAGCATGATCGGTGCCAGCCTGTGTCTGCTCATCCCCACCATCGCGTTGTGGCCCAGCCAGATGCCATCTTGGGGCTCATGGCTGGCAGTGGCAGCACTGGCATTGCTGTGTACCAGCGTGGCTTATATCCTGTATTTCCAGATCATCCAGACCGCAGGCCCGAGCCGCGCAATTGCGGTCACCTTTTTGGCGCCGGTGTTTGCGCTGGTCTATGGCAACTGGTTTTTGGCAGAACCTATCACCGCCTGGATGCTGGGCTGCGGCGCCATCATCATCGGCGGCACCATGCTGTCGACGGGGCTGATTGGTCGCAAGCGAGCCTGA
- a CDS encoding Fur family transcriptional regulator, with amino-acid sequence MSARSPSPNTAALSVQSLPPGMRATRATKALLALVESQPGVQWSVAEVQARLQKMGVEVNRVTSYRLLDRLAAAGKLVKSVDAERLTRYALRADAQEPLQVRYECTDCHSVQSLEERAGDAATARVNQAMAQYLQVLQEQGLAPEQTELRLQGLCADCKHDPDKS; translated from the coding sequence ATGTCCGCTCGCTCCCCATCCCCCAACACGGCAGCACTGAGCGTGCAGTCTCTGCCGCCCGGCATGCGTGCCACGCGCGCCACCAAGGCCTTGCTGGCCCTGGTGGAGAGCCAGCCGGGCGTGCAATGGTCCGTGGCCGAGGTGCAGGCCCGGCTGCAGAAAATGGGCGTTGAGGTCAATCGGGTCACCAGCTACCGCTTGCTGGACCGCCTGGCTGCTGCGGGCAAGCTGGTCAAAAGCGTGGATGCCGAGCGCCTGACGCGCTATGCGCTGCGCGCCGATGCGCAGGAGCCGCTGCAGGTGCGCTATGAATGCACCGACTGCCATTCGGTACAAAGCCTGGAAGAGCGTGCGGGCGATGCCGCCACTGCGCGGGTCAACCAGGCGATGGCGCAGTACCTGCAGGTGCTGCAAGAGCAGGGATTGGCGCCGGAGCAGACCGAGTTGCGCTTGCAGGGCCTCTGCGCCGACTGCAAGCACGATCCCGACAAATCCTGA
- the msrA gene encoding peptide-methionine (S)-S-oxide reductase MsrA has product MSNEAQSPVEKIYLAGGCFWCTEAVFGRVRGVVKVVSGYANGQIANPTYEQVCSGTTGHAECVELSFEPQVLPLDKVLHIFFATHDPTTLNRQGNDVGTQYRSGIYTTTPEQLAEATAFVDKLNASGQMGAPVVTEVEPLQHFWNAEAYHQDYFDNNPRQPYCTYVVAPKVDKLETRFADWLK; this is encoded by the coding sequence ATGTCCAATGAAGCCCAGTCCCCCGTGGAAAAAATCTATCTTGCCGGTGGTTGTTTTTGGTGCACCGAGGCCGTTTTTGGGCGGGTGCGCGGCGTCGTCAAGGTGGTCAGTGGCTATGCCAATGGCCAGATCGCCAACCCCACCTATGAGCAGGTGTGCAGCGGCACGACGGGCCATGCCGAGTGCGTGGAGCTGAGCTTCGAGCCGCAGGTGCTGCCGCTGGACAAGGTGCTGCACATTTTCTTTGCCACGCATGACCCAACGACGCTCAACCGCCAGGGCAATGATGTGGGCACGCAGTACCGCAGCGGCATCTACACCACCACGCCTGAGCAGCTGGCCGAGGCCACGGCCTTTGTGGACAAGCTCAATGCCTCCGGCCAGATGGGCGCGCCGGTGGTCACCGAGGTCGAGCCCTTGCAGCATTTCTGGAACGCCGAGGCCTACCACCAGGACTATTTTGACAACAACCCGCGCCAACCGTATTGCACCTATGTAGTGGCGCCCAAGGTCGACAAGCTGGAAACCCGCTTTGCAGACTGGTTGAAGTAG
- a CDS encoding TetR/AcrR family transcriptional regulator — translation MSIPPTPPALAAAAPRRSRRKEARPGELLDAALDLFVSKGYAATKVEEVARQAGVSKGTLFLYFPSKPELFQAVVRHVLSSRFAEWDLELDTYQHDTATLIHYCYEVWWQRIGSTKACGLPHLVMAEAHNFPEIAAFYRQEVVLPGNRLIERVLRRGMERGELAPLDLDYGVTLVLAPLIFCASVKSTGGICLPDPAFDIPRFLKMQADALMHGLGGKPTKAKA, via the coding sequence GTGTCCATCCCGCCTACCCCCCCCGCTTTGGCCGCCGCTGCGCCCCGCCGCAGCCGCCGCAAAGAGGCCCGGCCTGGCGAGCTGCTGGATGCGGCGCTGGATCTCTTTGTCAGCAAAGGCTATGCCGCTACCAAGGTTGAAGAAGTGGCCCGCCAGGCCGGCGTTTCCAAGGGCACCTTGTTTCTGTACTTTCCCAGCAAACCAGAGCTGTTTCAGGCTGTGGTACGCCATGTGCTCAGCAGCCGCTTTGCCGAGTGGGACCTGGAGCTGGATACCTACCAGCACGACACCGCCACCTTGATCCACTACTGCTACGAGGTCTGGTGGCAGCGCATTGGCTCGACCAAGGCCTGCGGCCTGCCGCACCTGGTGATGGCAGAGGCACATAACTTTCCCGAGATTGCCGCCTTCTACCGCCAGGAAGTGGTGCTGCCCGGCAACCGCCTGATCGAGCGCGTGCTGCGCCGGGGCATGGAGCGCGGCGAGCTGGCCCCGCTGGACCTGGACTATGGGGTGACCTTGGTACTGGCCCCGCTGATCTTTTGCGCCAGCGTTAAAAGCACCGGCGGCATTTGCTTGCCAGATCCCGCATTTGATATTCCCCGCTTTTTGAAGATGCAGGCCGATGCACTGATGCACGGCCTGGGCGGCAAGCCCACCAAGGCCAAGGCATGA
- a CDS encoding efflux RND transporter periplasmic adaptor subunit, protein MKRALPWLAAAVVAVLLASGLWRGWKTQQNRQQALAQAEQAKAQAVYQLAPSDAISVAPQTLLLSLPISGTVKAVNTAIIKARIAGELQQLQLREGDPVQAGQVVARVDSTESQARLAQAQQQADAAHAQQDIQQRQYDNNRALANQGFISATALESSQSQWQAAQSNYQAARSAADVLRKNLSDTVLRSPIQGQVARKWVSNGEKVGPDANVLEIVDLRALELQAQMPAADSLQLRLGQMAQLQVDGSGQPISAEVVRINPQADANSRSVTVYLRIAAPAASATAAAPALRQGLYLQGQLVTGQVQTIAIPLAAVRTDKPEPYVQLLSAQGESGESLRVQHQPVVLGARSQRDGATWVAVTQGLQAGQRILGGQVGQLREATPVRLAPEAAPATPASPAS, encoded by the coding sequence ATGAAGCGCGCCCTGCCCTGGTTGGCCGCCGCCGTGGTGGCCGTGTTGCTGGCCAGCGGCCTGTGGCGCGGCTGGAAGACCCAGCAGAACCGGCAACAAGCCTTGGCCCAGGCCGAGCAGGCCAAGGCGCAAGCCGTCTACCAATTGGCTCCGAGCGACGCCATCAGCGTGGCGCCCCAAACCCTTTTGCTAAGCCTGCCCATCAGCGGCACGGTGAAGGCAGTGAACACCGCCATCATCAAGGCCCGCATCGCCGGCGAGCTGCAGCAGCTGCAACTGCGCGAGGGCGATCCGGTGCAGGCCGGCCAGGTCGTCGCCCGGGTGGACAGCACGGAGAGCCAGGCCCGCCTGGCCCAGGCCCAGCAGCAGGCCGATGCGGCCCACGCGCAGCAAGATATCCAGCAGCGCCAGTACGACAACAACCGCGCGCTGGCCAACCAGGGCTTTATCTCGGCCACGGCTTTGGAATCGTCGCAGTCGCAGTGGCAGGCCGCGCAATCTAACTACCAGGCCGCCCGCTCGGCCGCCGATGTGCTGCGCAAAAACCTGAGCGACACGGTGCTGCGCAGCCCTATCCAGGGGCAGGTCGCGCGCAAATGGGTGAGCAATGGCGAAAAGGTCGGCCCGGACGCCAATGTGCTGGAGATTGTCGATTTGCGTGCGCTGGAGCTGCAAGCCCAGATGCCTGCCGCCGATTCGTTGCAGCTGCGGCTGGGCCAAATGGCGCAGTTGCAGGTCGATGGCAGCGGCCAGCCCATCAGTGCCGAGGTGGTGCGCATCAACCCGCAGGCCGATGCCAACAGCCGCAGCGTGACGGTATATTTGCGCATCGCCGCCCCGGCCGCATCAGCCACCGCTGCAGCACCCGCGTTGCGCCAGGGCTTGTACCTGCAAGGGCAACTGGTCACGGGCCAGGTGCAGACCATCGCCATACCGCTGGCAGCCGTGCGCACCGACAAACCCGAGCCCTATGTGCAGCTGCTCAGCGCGCAAGGCGAATCCGGTGAATCACTGCGGGTGCAGCACCAGCCCGTGGTGTTGGGCGCACGCAGCCAGCGTGATGGCGCAACTTGGGTGGCAGTCACCCAAGGCCTGCAAGCGGGCCAGCGCATTCTGGGCGGCCAGGTCGGCCAGTTGCGCGAGGCAACGCCCGTCCGGCTGGCACCCGAGGCCGCGCCCGCAACCCCTGCATCGCCCGCGTCCTGA